Proteins co-encoded in one Aspergillus flavus chromosome 2, complete sequence genomic window:
- a CDS encoding putative glucoamylase precursor: MRNNLLFSLNAIAGAVAHPSFPIHKRQSDLNAFIETQTPIAKQGVLNNIGADGKLVEGAAAGIVVASPSKSNPDYFYTWTRDAGLTMEEVIEQFIGGDATLESTIQNYVDSQAKQQAVSNPSGSLSDGSGLAEPKFYVNISQFTDSWGRPQRDGPALRASALIAYGNSLISSDKQSVVKANIWPIVQNDLSYVGQYWNQTGFDLWEEVQGSSFFTVAVQHKALVEGDAFAKALGEECQACSVAPQILCHLQDFWNGSAVLSNLPTNGRSGLDTNSLLGSIHTFDPAAACDDTTFQPCSSRALSNHKLVVDSFRSVYGINNGRGAGKAAAVGRYAEDTYQGGNPWYLTTLVAAELLYDALYQWDKQGQVNVTETSLPFFKDLSSNVTTGSYAKSSSAYESLTSAVKTYADGFISVVQEYTPDGGALAEQYSRDQGTPVSASDLTWSYAAFLSAVGRRNGTVPASWGSSTANAVPSQCSGGTVSGSYTTPTVGSW, translated from the exons ATGCGGAAcaaccttcttttttccctcaaTGCCATTGCTGGCGCTGTCGCGCATCCGTCCTTCCCTATCCATAAGAGGCAGTCGGATCTCAACGCCTTCATTGAGACACAGACACCCATCGCCAAACAGGGCGTCCTCAATAATATCGGCGCTGATGGCAAGCTTGTTGAGGGGGCTGCCGCTGGTATCGTTGTAGCCTCCCCATCCAAGAGTAATCCCGACT acttCTATACCTGGACGCGCGATGCTGGCCTCACCATGGAAGAAGTGATAGAGCAATTCATCGGGGGAGATGCGACTCTCGAGTCCACAATCCAGAATTATGTTGACTCTCAAGCGAAGCAGCAGGCAGTCTCCAACCCATCAGGCAGCCTGTCGGATGGCTCGGGTCTTGCTGAACCCAAATTTTACGTCAATATCTCTCAATTCACCGATTCCTGGGGCCGACCCCAGCGCGACGGGCCAGCCTTACGTGCTTCCGCCTTGATCGCATATGGCAACTCTCTGATTTCCAGCGACAAACAATCTGTTGTCAAAGCTAACATCTGGCCAATTGTCCAGAATGACTTGTCTTATGTGGGTCAATACTGGAACCAGACCGGGTTTGATCTTTGGGAAGAGGTTCAGGgcagctccttcttcactGTTGCTGTGCAGCACAAAGCCTTGGTGGAGGGCGATGCGTTTGCAAAGGCACTCGGAGAGGAATGCCAGGCATGCTCCGTGGCGCCTCAAATCCTTTGCCATCTTCAGGACTTCTGGAATGGGTCTGCTGTTCTTTCTAACTTACCAACCAATGGGCGCAGTGGACTGGATACCAACTCTCTTTTGGGCTCCATTCACACTTTTGATCCAGCCGCCGCTTGTGATGATACAACATTCCAGCCCTGCTCCTCTCGCGCCCTGTCGAACCATAAGCTTGTGGTTGACTCTTTCCGGTCGGTCTACGGTATCAACAATGGACGTGGAGCAGGAAAGGCCGCGGCAGTGGGCCGCTACGCAGAGGACACCTATCAGGGAGGCAATCCATG GTATCTTACCACCCTGGTCGCTGCGGAATTGCTCTACGACGCCTTGTATCAGTGGGACAAACAAGGTCAAGTGAACGTCACTGAaacttcccttcccttcttcAAGGACCTCTCCAGCAATGTCACCACCGGATCCTACGCCAAGTCTTCCTCAGCCTATGAGTCGCTTACGAGCGCTGTCAAGACCTACGCAGACGGCTTCATCTCCGTTGTCCAGGAGTATACTCCCGATGGCGGTGCTTTGGCTGAGCAGTACAGTCGGGACCAGGGCACCCCAGTTTCGGCATCCGATCTGACTTGGTCTTATGCAGCATTCTTGAGTGCTGTTGGACGACGAAACGGCACTGTCCCTGCTAGCTGGGGCTCTTCCACGGCCAACGCAGTCCCAAGCCAATGTTCGGGGGGTACAGT
- a CDS encoding putative glucan endo-1,3-alpha-glucosidase agn1 precursor translates to MKIKPFVLGIASMLSSLVDALPSAGNDTSQPQASDRMVFAHFMIGIVSNRKSAADFDSDMKRAKELGIDAFALNIGVDRVDPFTDTQLEFAYQSAANNDMKVFISFDFNWWKEDSEASQVGQKIAKFGGKPAQLMMDGKIFVSSFAGDRVDVNAIRSAAGRPIYWAPNYHRPESADISKVDALLNWMAWPNDGNNKAPKPGRLVTVQDGDKKYMNALGGKPYIAPVSPWFSTHFGPEVPYSKNWVFPSDNLWYERWVEMLNLKPRFIEIVTWNDYGESHYIAPLASPHTDDGCSKYVNDMPHNGWMELARPFIAAYKAGASSVNEYIKEEQLIYWYRPSPRGANCDATDTCMVPADNSSGNYFMGRPNGWESMDDVVFVVSMLKSPANIQISSGNSQQVFEAKAGATAFKAPMGVGKQSFAVVRDNKMVLAGTSPKDIIEGCVCGIYNFNAFVGMLPPEPLDPLQPDSLSRFAQGLKVQCEAKPSLKPPPPPPSTINPNPPTNPPTNPPPTNNPPPPSTTQNPPPQPPPTNNPPPPNQPPPNQPPGTVCTGGTGENNYKGLCHFCCHFGYCPPGPCTCNAYGAPIPAPPSTGQRGVPADGMDDSYKGLCSFACDHGYCSQGACKLV, encoded by the exons ATGAAGATCAAGCCCTTTGTTCTAGGCATAGCCTCCATGCTCAGCTCCCTGGTGGACGCACTACCGAGCGCAGGCAATGATACCAGCCAGCCACAGGCATCGGACCGAATGGTCTTTGCACATTTCATG ATCGGAATCGTCAGTAACCGCAAGTCGGCTGCCGATTTCGACAGTGACATGAAACGCGCGAAAGAGCTAGGGATCGATGCCTTCGCTCTCAACATTGGTGTGGACCGTGTTGATCCCTTCACAGACACACAATTAGAGTTTGCTTACCAGTCGGCCGCGAACAATGACATGAAGGTTTTCATATCCTTCGACTTCAACTGGTGGAAGGAAGATTCGGAGGCCTCTCAAGTTGGGCAGAAGATTGCCAAGTTTGGGGGGAAGCCAGCACAGCTCATGATGGATGGCAAGATTTTCGTCTCATCTTTTGCTGGTGACCGAGTGGATGTGAACGCGATCCGTTCTGCTGCTGGCCGGCCGATCTACTGGGCTCCCAACTACCATCGACCGGAGAGTGCTGATATCTCCAAAGTTGATGCTCTGCTCAACTGGATGGCCTGGCCCAATGATGGTAATAACAAGGCACCTAAGCCAGGTCGCCTCGTGACCGTTCAGGACGGTGATAAAAAGTACATGAATGCGTTGGGAGGCAAACCCTATATCGCTC CCGTCTCTCCTTGGTTCTCCACCCACTTTGGTCCCGAAGTCCCATATAGCAAAAACTGGGTCTTCCCATCCGATAATCTCTGGTATGAGCGATGGGTTGAGATGCTGAACCTCAAGCCACGCTTCATTGAAATTGTCACTTGGAATGACTACGGCGAATCGCATTACATTGCCCCTCTGGCCTCCCCTCATACAGACGACGGATGCTCCAAATATGTCAATGACAT GCCACACAACGGCTGGATGGAACTAGCCCGACCCTTCATAGCCGCCTACAAAGCGGGCGCCTCATCCGTCAACGAATAtatcaaagaagaacaattGATCTACTGGTATCGACCCTCTCCTCGCGGCGCAAACTGCGACGCCACGGACACCTGCATGGTGCCCGCAGACAACAGCTCCGGCAATTACTTCATGGGCCGGCCCAACGGCTGGGAATCCATGGATGACGTGGTCTTCGTCGTGTCCATGTTGAAATCGCCCGCCAATATCCAGATATCCTCGGGGAACAGCCAACAAGTCTTCGAGGCCAAAGCCGGGGCCACAGCCTTCAAAGCCCCCATGGGCGTCGGGAAGCAGAGCTTCGCCGTGGTCCGCGACAACAAGATGGTCCTGGCCGGGACGAGTCcaaaggatatcatcgaggGATGTGTCTGCGGGATCTACAACTTCAACGCCTTCG TCGGAATGCTCCCCCCAGAGCCCCTAGACCCCCTCCAACCAGATAGTCTCTCCCGCTTCGCCCAAGGCCTCAAAGTCCAATGCGAAGCCAAACCCTCCCTaaaaccaccaccacctcccccaTCAACAATCAACCCTAACCCCCCGACAAACCCACCCACAAACCCCCCTCCAACCAACAATCCTCCACCCCCTTCCACAACCCAAAACCCACccccccaaccaccaccaaccaacaaccctcctcccccaaaTCAACCTCCCCCAAACCAACCCCCGGGAACCGTCTGCACCGGCGGCACAGGCGAAAACAACTACAAAGGTCTCTGCCACTTCTGCTGCCACTTCGGCTACTGTCCCCCGGGACCATGCACCTGCAATGCCTACGGCGCTCCTATCCCGGCGCCGCCGAGTACAGGTCAGAGGGGTGTTCCTGCGGATGGGATGGATGATTCATATAAGGGGTTGTGTAGCTTTGCTTGTGATCATGGATATTGTTCGCAGGGGGCGTGTAAACTcgtttga
- a CDS encoding putative ER membrane protein encodes MGSFVEDLWASVFTPGPTPTLLVAANATFAALQLVLFLLLLATYSIHFIVLSVLSASLWWSINWFAQELAAVQAQEAEKEKTESKELLTEEDDDDKRKSEASRKTPGALDSTESDTETESLMERKISAVSAAAPPSTTAAATTTATLQPPEQQGGIRKRLSMSGESSGYVSTDSEWEKVDDKTTS; translated from the coding sequence ATGGGCTCATTTGTGGAGGATCTTTGGGCTAGCGTCTTTACCCCGGGTCCCACTCCCACCTTGCTCGTCGCTGCTAACGCCACTTTCGCCGCACTCCAACTGGTCCtcttcctgctcctcctcgcGACCTACAGCATCCACTTCATCGTTCTCTCCGTCCTCTCCGCGTCACTATGGTGGTCGATCAACTGGTTTGCTCAGGAATTGGCAGCGGTGCAGGCACaagaagctgagaaggagaagacgGAGTCGAAGGAACTGCTcacagaggaagacgacgatgACAAGAGGAAATCGGAAGCTAGTCGGAAAACACCGGGAGCTCTGGACAGCACAGAAAGTGACACCGAGACCGAGAGTCTGATGGAGCGTAAAATCTCTGCGGTGTCCGCTGCCGCTCCGCCGTCCACCACTGCCGCCGCCACTACGACGGCTACTCTTCAACCGCCGGAGCAGCAAGGAGGGATTCGGAAACGGCTGAGCATGAGCGGAGAGAGCTCCGGCTATGTGAGCACAGATAGTGAATGGGAGAAGGTGGATGACAAAACCACATCTTAG
- a CDS encoding general substrate transporter, translated as MASEEQVQTKDTLDGKSDIQGFSHHAEDILNDREPYGPPGLAGLVANPFVLMCAACSTLGGLLFGYDQGVVSVILVMDQFLERFPEVSPDSSGSGFWKGLMTAMIELGALLGALNQGWIADKISRRYSIIVAVIIFTIGSALQTGAVDYAMLTVARLIGGVGIGMLSMVAPLYISEISPPECRGTLLVLEEFCIVLGIVIAYWITYGTRFMAGEWSWRLPFLLQMVPGFVLIGGVAILPFSPRWLASKDRYEEALQSLSKLRRLPTTDKRVRQEFLDIQAEVRFHQEMNAEKHPNLQGGGLKDAFLLEMASWADCFKPGCWKRTHIGVGLMFFQQFVGINALIYYSPTLFETMGLDYDMQLLMSGILNVTQLVGVITTIWTMDSLGRRSLLLSGALLMTISHVIIAVLVGLYSDNWPAHRPQGWASVALLLVYMIAFGASWGPVGWAMPSEVFPSSLRAKGVALSTCSNWLNNFIIGLITPPLVQNTGFGAYTFFAVFCLLAFVWTFFFVPETKGRTLEQMDHVFKDNSSEAEEARRHAIEVELLRAEAERYAMEA; from the exons ATGGCGTCCGAGGAACAAGTACAGACGAAGGACACCCTCGATGGGAAATCCGATATCCAGGGATTCTCTCACCATGCAGAGGATATCTTGAATGATAGGGAGCCCTATGGCCCACCGGGCCTTGCGGGTCTAGTTGCCAACCCATTTGTCTTGATGTGTGCTGCCTGTTCCACTCTCGGAGGTCTGTTGTTCGGTTATGATCAAGGTGTCGTATCGGTCATCCTAGTTATGGACCAATTCCTAGAGCGGTTTCCTGAAGTGTCTCCTGACTCGTCGGGTTCGGGTTTCTGGAAGGGTTTGATGACAGCAATGATCGAGTTGGGTGCCTTGTTGGGAGCTTTGAATCAGGGTTGGATCGCCGATAAGATCTCCAGACGTTACTCTATCATTGTTGCGGTGATTATCTTTACCATTGGCTCTGCCCTCCAAACCGGTGCAGTCGACTACGCGATGTTGACGGTGGCTCGGTTGATCGGAGGTGTCGGCATCGGTATGCTGTCGATGGTTGCACCATTGTACATTTCTGAAATCA GTCCTCCCGAGTGTCGAGGTACTCTCTTGGTGCTGGAAGAATTCTGTATCGTCCTTGGAATCGTGATCGCTTACTGGATCACCTATGGTACCAGATTTATGGCTGGAGAGTGGTCCTGGAGACTTCCCTTCCTGCTGCAAATGGTTCCCGGCTTTGTTCTCATCGGAGGAGTTGCGATTCTCCCCTTCTCCCCCAGATGGCTAGCCTCTAAGGACCGGTATGAGGAAGCGCTCCAAAGTCTCTCTAAATTGCGGCGACTACCTACTACCGACAAGCGTGTCCGCCAGGAATTCCTGGATATCCAAGCAGAAGTTCGCTTCCACCAAGAAATGAACGCCGAAAAGCACCCTAATCTCCAGGGTGGCGGACTCAAGGATGCTTTCCTTCTCGAGATGGCCTCTTGGGCGGATTGTTTCAAGCCCGGATGCTGGAAGAGAACTCATATTGGTGTTGGACTCATGTTTTTCCAACAG TTTGTCGGTATTAACGCGTTGATTTACTACTCTCCCACTCTATTCGAAACCATGGGCTTGGACTACGACATGCAGCTCTTAATGTCCGGAATCCTCAACGTCACACAACTAGTCGGAGTTATCACAACCATCTGGACAATGGACAGCTTGGGCCGACGATCCCTACTTCTCTCTGGCGCATTGTTAATGACTATCAGCCATGTAATCATCGCAGTCCTCGTCGGTCTATACTCGGACAACTGGCCCGCACACCGGCCACAGGGCTGGGCTTCCGTCGCTTTGCTATTGGTGTATATGATTGCGTTCGGCGCCAGCTGGGGCCCAGTAGGCTGGGCCATGCCTTCTG AGGTGTTCCCATCATCCCTTCGTGCAAAGGGTGTCGCGCTCTCAACGTGCTCCAACTGGCtcaacaacttcatcatc GGCCTCATCACCCCACCCCTAGTCCAAAACACCGGATTCGGCGCCTACACCTTCTTCGCAGTATTCTGTCTCCTAGCATTCGTCTGGacattcttcttcgtccCTGAAACCAAGGGCCGGACGCTCGAGCAGATGGACCATGTGTTCAAGGATAATTCAAGCGAAGCCGAAGAGGCTCGTCGTCATGCTATTGAGGTGGAGCTTCTTCGAGCCGAGGCGGAGAGATACGCGATGGAGGCTTGA
- a CDS encoding anaphase-promoting complex, subunit 2, which yields MATTEPNRRRIFASVFPPVQLDGPKPKTKSRDPEQATWDRAWLAATKFLSIPDQGFRGIENYVPKAPGREVNDALAYLAADKGVMDREEWSIFEWYGSEMRRHFYRNFKVALVKLLDQPNGLRKIVYCLQLIRKIYFAPLMEYLLPLLGAVEQEKVFVQRRRGFHLMVAYTLPWQHVSPLLTREMMTHAVTILGIDTLEDDTVEDDEDSMEVDRRYSVSYRDWRDEPSAEVRVQMMTEGEDTRVTAARERLLSLFNDLELVGLGGVRAQKVFASVMNTMMTEFIRAAYSGQWEGPSKVSQHLRHWIENVYARLAVQVLAIINVPESGTKESDRLDVKLSDVEKWQEIGLSRLGALRTGELFDIIVEWPASSGAIEDLRHFTAYPAGRFQVTHSFSAVLDHRLLHPGASTVEILQIYISIIRAFNLLDPKGVLLDRIARPIRRYLRDRPDTVKVIVGGLMADPADARDQTSSGDTLVELSAELTKAHQNSLRSDRGELDWDDMNWMPDPIDAAPDYRKSKTSDVIGSLISLFDSKEAFVKEMQRMLADRLLQKRTDFDQEMSVLELLKLRFGDNALQACEVMMRDIFDSRRVDAVVRNDQDLTRKPAVSTSSSDDEDIPELHAKILSHFFWPEIQEQDFNVPEEILELQQRYAAGFASLKQSRKLTWLNGLGQVTVELDLEDRVFVDEVSTWQATVIYAFDSPSDDAVSKTANELAEELDMSVALVRSACLFWVSKRILAEVQRDTFRVLEVLPNEEDEAVGGTGVSGTDDNAGDASADTAAAAEAAAAAAAKESAEAAAMEKMNLYWQFIMGMLTNQGAMPLQRIVMMLKIAVPGGFPFSNEELREFLAGMVAKGKLEIVSGGNYKIVQ from the exons ATGGCCACTACAGAACCCAACCGGCGACGTATATTCGCGTCCGTCTTCCCACCCGTTCAGCTCGACGGTCCGAAGCCTAAAACCAAGTCCCGAGACCCGGAGCAAGCGACGTGGGATCGGGCATGGCTGGCAGCGACGAAGTTCTTATCGATTCCGGACCAGGGGTTTCGCGGTATTGAGAATTATGTGCCCAAGGCGCCGGGGAGGGAGGTGAATGATGCGTTGGCGTATTTGGCGGCCGATAAGGGGGTTATGGATCGAGAGGAGTGGAGTATATTTGAGTGGTATGGGAGTGAGATGCGGAGGCACTTTTATAGGAATTTTAAGGTTGCGCTTGTGA AGCTTCTGGACCAGCCGAATGGGTTACGGAAAATCGTTTATTGCTTGCAGTTGATACGGAAGATTTACTTTGCGCCTTTGATGGAGTATCTCCTCCCGTTGCTGGGCGCTGTGGAGCAGGAGAAGGTGTTTGTCCAGCGGAGGCGCGGCTTTCATTTGATGGTTGCTTATACTCTACCTTGGCAGCATGTCTCGCCATTGCTTACGAGAGAAATGATGACACATGCTGTTACGATACTGGGAATTGATACGTTGGAGGATGACactgttgaagatgatgaggatagCATGGAAGTGGACCGACGGTACTCCGTTTCATACCGAGATTGGCGGGACGAGCCCTCTGCAGAGGTTCGGGTGCAGATGATGACCGAAGGCGAGGATACGCGCGTTACGGCTGCCCGTGAACGATTATTGTCACTCTTTAACGACCTCGAGCTTGTTGGACTGGGTGGTGTCAGGGCTCAGAAAGTCTTTGCTAGCGTGATGAATACCATGATGACGGAGTTCATCAGGGCAGCGTATTCAGGGCAGTGGGAGGGGCCATCGAAGGTCTCACAACACCTTCGACACTGGATAGAGAATGTTTACGCTCGACTGGCTGTGCAGGTCTTGGCCATCATCAATGTCCCCGAGTCTGGAACCAAAGAGAGTGACCGTCTGGACGTGAAACTCAGCGACGTGGAAAAATGGCAGGAAATTGGCCTTTCTCGGCTTGGGGCACTTCGAACCGGGGAACTATTTGATATCATAGTCGAGTGGCCGGCGAGTAGTGGGGCGATTGAGGATTTGCGTCATTTCACGGCATACCCAGCAGGACGATTCCAGGTGACGCACTCATTCTCCGCTGTGTTGGACCATCGTCTTTTGCATCCGGGCGCTTCAACTGTGGAGATATTGCAGATCTATATATCGATCATCCGCGCGTTTAACCTGTTAGACCCAAAGGGTGTTCTTCTGGATCGAATTGCTCGGCCCATCCGCAGGTACCTTCGAGATCGGCCTGATACCGTGAAGGTTATTGTCGGGGGTCTTATGGCCGACCCAGCCGATGCTCGTGATCAGACTAGTTCTGGAGACACATTGGTTGAACTATCTGCAGAATTGACCAAGGCACACCAGAATTCTCTGAGGAGCGACAGAGGAGAGCTGGATTGGGATGACATGAATTGGATGCCTGATCCGATTGACGCAGCGCCCGACTACCGCAAGTCGAAGACCTCGGACGTCATTGGTAGCTTAATCAGCTTGTTCGATTCGAAGGAGGCCTTTGTGAAAGAAATGCAGAGAATGCTTGCAGACCGGCTGCTCCAAAAGCGAACAGACTTTGATCAGGAGATGTCGGTGCTGGAACTTCTCAAGTTGCGCTTCGGTGATAATGCTTTGCAGGCTTGCGAGGTCATGATGCGTGATATCTTCGATTCGCGGCGGGTCGATGCGGTTGTAAGAAATGACCAAGACCTGACCAGGAAACCCGCCGTTTCTACGTCTAGCTCGGACGACGAAGACATCCCAGAGCTGCATGCCAAGATCTTGTCCCACTTTTTCTGGCCTGAGATCCAAGAGCAGGATTTCAACGTACCCGAGGAGATTTTGGAATTGCAGCAGCGTTATGCAGCAGGATTTGCGTCGCTCAAACAGTCCCGTAAGCTCACCTGGCTGAATGGTTTGGGACAAGTCACAGTCGAGCTGGATCTGGAGGACCGTGTGTTTGTGGACGAAGTGTCTACTTGGCAGGCGACCGTCATCTATGCATTCGACTCGCCGTCCGATGATGCAGTGAGCAAAACCGCCAATGAATTAGCGGAGGAATTGGACATGTCGGTGGCTTTGGTGCGCAGCGCATGTTTGTTCTGGGTCAGCAAACGTATCCTGGCCGAGGTGCAGCGGGATACCTTCCGTGTGCTGGAGGTTCTACCGAATGAGGAGGACGAGGCTGTCGGAGGTACTGGCGTATCAGGCACGGACGATAATGCAGGCGATGCATCGGCGgacacagcagcagcagccgaagcggcggcggcggcagcagcgAAGGAATCCGCAGAGGCGGcggcgatggagaagatgaaccTGTACTGGCAGTTTATCATGGGAATGTTGACCAACCAAGGCGCAATGCCGCTGCAACGCATtgtgatgatgttgaagatcgCCGTTCCGGGCGGATTTCCGTTCAGCAACGAAGAACTGCGGGAGTTTCTGGCGGGGATGGTGGCCAAGGGAAAGCTCGAGATCGTCAGCGGAGGCAACTACAAGATCGTCCAATAA
- a CDS encoding uncharacterized protein (unnamed protein product) encodes MAALAQAPVAIPLDVFPDGLKTTGQHAPLYDHIKSFEQFPKEISGPTVWKAEEYRDAPEKWTHQFTAEEIAELSATADQFLANKIPLTGISKSNFPLPNLSKRLAELRADLIDGKGFILFKGFPVQEWGNHKSAVAYMGLGTYLGYFVSQNSRGHVLGHVKDLGEDPTQIDSVRIYRTNARQFFHADDSDIVGLLCIARALEGGESDIVSSHHVYNTLAKERPDVLKTLTEPIWYFDRKGETSKGQEEYIRTSVMYLERGENPRVYTKWDPYYVRSLSRFSEAGIVPPLSAAQVEALEVLEATCNRLSLHMILEVGDIQFLSNSHVLHARTAYTDHAPPTPRRHLMRLWLATPEHEGGWKLPFWDSNEKKRGGIQVDDQAPVAPLDAE; translated from the exons ATGGCTGCCCTTGCGCAAGCTCCTGTTGCTATTCCTCTTGATGTCTTTCCTGATGGACTAAAGACCACTGGGCAGCATGCGCCGCTGTACGATCATATCAAGTCCTTCGAGCAGTTCCCTAAGGAAATCTCCGGTCCGACCGTTTGGAAGGCCGAGGAGTATCGCGATGCTCCGGAGAAGTGGACTCATCAGTTTACAGCTGAGGAGATCGCGGAATTGAGTGCGACCGCAGATCAATTCCTGGCGAACAAGATTCCCTTGACTGGTATTTCTAAG AGCAACTTCCCCCTTCCCAACCTCTCCAAGCGCCTCGCCGAACTGCGTGCAGacctcatcgatggcaagGGCTTTATTCTCTTCAAGGGTTTCCCCGTCCAGGAATGGGGTAACCACAAGTCTGCAGTTGCATACATGGGTCTGGGCACGTACCTGGGTTACTTTGTCAGTCAGAACAGCCGTGGCCATGTCTTGGGTCATGTGAAGGATCTGGGTGAGGATCCGACTCAGATTGACTCCGTGCGCATCTACCGGACTAACGCCAG ACAATTCTTCCACGCTGACGACTCGGATATCGTCGGTCTGCTGTGCATTGCTCGTGCGCTTGAAGGAGGCGAGTCCGACATCGTTTCTTCCCACCATGTGTACAACACGCTCGCCAAGGAGCGTCCGGACGTCCTCAAAACTCTCACGGAGCCCATCTGGTACTTCGACCGCAAGGGTGAGACTAGCAAGGGACAGGAGGAGTACATTCGCACCAGCGTGATGTACCTTGAACGGGGCGAAAACCCCCGGGTTTACACCAA GTGGGATCCATACTACGTCCGCTCTCTCTCCCGCTTCTCCGAAGCAGGCATCGTTCCTCCTCTCTCCGCCGCCCAGGTCGAGGCCCTGGAAGTCCTCGAGGCAACCTGTAACCGCTTGTCACTGCACATGATCCTGGAGGTCGGCGACATCCAATTCCTGTCCAACTCGCATGTTCTGCACGCACGCACCGCGTACACTGATCATGCGCCCCCAACCCCTCGCAGACATCTGATGCGTCTGTGGTTGGCGACGCCCGAGCACGAAGGTGGCTGGAAGCTGCCCTTCTGGGATAGtaacgagaagaagaggggtgGCATTCAGGTCGACGATCAGGCCCCAGTAGCCCCGTTGGATGCGGAGTAA
- a CDS encoding transferase family protein has product MDSPIRLLPLSHSHQPCCISLSILDATVVRFAPTGAIWLFDDFPSDQKTFLHNLQTSLIQTLDHFPQWAGQLQWVPFQPGRTHRPMITYNTASDPGVEWSVVRLAEPITSYAPTASERASQGFWVGDAFKQNTFLSQTRLALANLRDYEGLPSMTIQITLLEGGGYGIGIKLSHCLADAQALMVFMQQWASACRILHGHTNSNSLSHTDKLNPIFNPSLLDTKASAGINTPTPDPTLITKARNLPLHRYDWWKTSDPAYPPIMIPNTTNSKPPPEYLTPNPLSPSTPAPWATWDFTKPVSYTQIHFTGPELDHLRQQACTQLEPTQTHTPISRLDALLAHIWTLINQARGYDQLKEKVYLNITLGARTRLNPPLPETFIGSPIFITHVSTSGEEICTSTISKTASQIRSTIQQFTPDNLGAMLYDAGLEVSPQRLWQGFMGQRHTLITSWSRLGVYGVDFDGRGRRPRYVHAVMQMMDGCVQVMDSGVEDGGVDLGVYLDREVLGRVLEGIRLFGNEGD; this is encoded by the coding sequence ATGGATTCACCTATACGCCTTCTCCCCTTGTCTCATTCGCACCAGCCATGCTGTATATCGCTCTCGATATTGGATGCCACCGTCGTCCGGTTCGCCCCCACCGGCGCGATCTGGCTTTTCGATGATTTTCCTTCCGATCAAAAAACATTCCTCCACAACCTCCAAACCTCATTGATCCAAACCCTAGACCACTTCCCCCAATGGGCCGGTCAATTGCAATGGGTCCCATTCCAGCCAGGACGCACCCACCGGCCTATGATCACATACAACACGGCGTCTGATCCAGGCGTAGAATGGTCCGTCGTGCGACTCGCCGAGCCCATCACCAGCTATGCGCCCACAGCCTCAGAACGCGCCAGCCAAGGGTTCTGGGTCGGGGATGCATTTAAACAAAACACATTCCTCTCCCAAACCCGGTTAGCCCTCGCCAACCTCCGCGACTACGAGGGCCTACCTTCTATGACGATCCAAATCACTCTATTGGAGGGAGGCGGTTACGGTATCGGCATAAAACTGTCGCATTGCCTCGCAGACGCCCAAGCCCTAATGGTCTTCATGCAGCAATGGGCATCAGCCTGTCGCATACTCCACGGCCACACCAACTCCAACTCCCTCTCACACACGGACAAACTCAACCCCATCTTCAACCCATCACTCCTCGACACCAAAGCCAGCGCCGGCATCAACACCCCAACCCCAGACCCAACCCTAATAACCAAAGCCCGCAATCTTCCCCTCCACCGCTACGACTGGTGGAAAACCTCCGACCCAGCCTACCCACCCATCATGATCCCCAACACCACGAACTCCAAACCACCCCCAGAATACCTCACCCCCAACCCGCTCTCCCCATCCACTCCAGCCCCCTGGGCAACATGGGACTTCACAAAACCAGTCAGCTACACCCAGATCCATTTCACAGGGCCCGAACTCGACCATCTCCGACAACAGGCCTGCACCCAACTAGaaccaacccaaacccaCACCCCAATATCCCGGTTAGACGCCCTCCTCGCCCACATCTGGACACTCATCAACCAAGCCCGTGGATACGACCAACTCAAAGAGAAAGTCTATCTGAATATAACTCTAGGCGCCCGAACACGCCTCAACCCACCACTCCCTGAAACCTTCATCGGATCCCCCATTTTCATCACCCATGTTTCTACCTCCGGGGAAGAAATCTGTACCTCCACTATCAGCAAAACCGCATCCCAGATTAGATCCACCATCCAGCAATTCACGCCCGATAATCTAGGCGCCATGTTATATGATGCCGGGTTGGAGGTTTCGCCGCAGCGCCTGTGGCAGGGGTTTATGGGCCAGAGACATACGTTAATTACGTCGTGGTCAAGGCTGGGGGTTTATGGGGTGGATTTTGATGGACGGGGGAGGAGGCCGAGATATGTGCATGCTGTTAtgcagatgatggatgggTGTGTGCAGGTGATGGATTCGGGGGTGGAGGATGGGGGGGTGGATTTGGGGGTTTATTTGGATAGGGAGGTTTTGGGGAGGGTTTTGGAGGGGATTCGGTTGTTTGGTAATGAGGGGGATTGA